A stretch of the Actinomyces faecalis genome encodes the following:
- a CDS encoding fluoride efflux transporter FluC, with amino-acid sequence MTTATWVLLALAGGVGAVTRFEVDSHVGAAVAARRERERRRAAVAASATATGSGRRLTVAVPLGTVVVNVSACLLLGILTGASPSLAPALIATLGTGFLGGYSTFSTACVESARLVLAGRPWAGIVHATAMAGSSLVAAAGGLALGAALATA; translated from the coding sequence GTGACCACGGCAACCTGGGTCCTGCTGGCGCTGGCGGGCGGGGTGGGCGCGGTGACGCGCTTCGAGGTCGACTCTCACGTAGGGGCCGCCGTCGCGGCACGACGTGAGCGAGAGCGAAGGCGAGCGGCTGTCGCGGCCTCGGCCACCGCCACAGGCTCGGGCCGCCGGCTGACCGTGGCCGTTCCGCTCGGGACGGTCGTGGTCAACGTCAGCGCGTGCCTTCTGCTCGGCATCCTGACAGGCGCCTCGCCATCGCTGGCGCCAGCCCTCATCGCGACCCTGGGGACCGGGTTCCTCGGCGGCTACTCCACCTTCTCCACCGCCTGCGTCGAGTCAGCGCGACTCGTGCTCGCCGGCCGGCCGTGGGCGGGGATCGTGCACGCCACAGCCATGGCAGGCAGCAGCCTGGTGGCTGCGGCCGGCGGCCTGGCCCTGGGGGCCGCACTAGCCACGGCGTGA
- a CDS encoding fluoride efflux transporter FluC has protein sequence MSSSSTATATRSPSTWARRYGTLSAVFAGGALGTLARAGLARAWPHSAGGLPTATLLVNLVGALALGLLLGRLALRPDAGWRRTLRLGLGTGFMGGLTTYSTFLLEVEHLAGSGNLVRSMVYLGGSLVAGVALAAVGLWLSGLGARGRAAGQQVRGRSCRAGGRS, from the coding sequence ATGAGCTCGTCTTCGACCGCGACAGCTACCAGGTCGCCAAGCACGTGGGCTAGGAGGTACGGGACCCTGTCCGCCGTCTTTGCCGGCGGGGCCCTGGGCACGCTGGCTCGCGCCGGGCTGGCCCGCGCCTGGCCCCACTCCGCTGGGGGCCTGCCGACGGCGACTCTGCTCGTCAACCTCGTCGGCGCCCTCGCTCTCGGTCTTCTCCTGGGCCGTCTCGCCCTGCGCCCTGATGCCGGGTGGCGACGCACACTGCGCCTCGGGCTGGGGACCGGCTTCATGGGCGGGCTCACGACCTACTCCACCTTCCTGCTGGAGGTCGAGCACCTGGCTGGCAGCGGCAACCTCGTCAGGTCGATGGTCTACCTCGGCGGGTCGCTGGTGGCCGGGGTCGCTCTGGCCGCCGTCGGCCTGTGGCTGTCCGGGCTCGGTGCACGAGGTCGTGCAGCGGGTCAGCAGGTGCGCGGCAGGTCCTGCCGAGCGGGAGGCCGGTCGTGA
- a CDS encoding DUF2079 domain-containing protein: MFTRAARLPERGRILPAAAVTVVGAAVFIALSVGQWRSYQVPSWDLAIFSQLAKDYASLQAPIVPIKGEGFNLLGDHFHPVLVLLAPAWRLAPSPLTLLIVQDLLLALSAWPLTRLATRYLGAVGGTVLGLSYVLSWGLQTAVAAQFHEIAFAVPLLAWASAAFAEGRWWAVAGWSAPLVLVKEDLGLTVLMIGLAVVWRGRHDGPAGAPDRARLRLGRRVLEPTTTQLGLGLAAFGVVAFLVTVGLVLPALSPSGGWEYGLSGNTSDGGGFSGPTAANPLVRALWPPVKLVTLLLLALTAGGIGLASPWAAVMLPTLAWRFLSTKSTYWEWSQWHYNAVLMPIALGALLEVLIRLQQHAQSPDDVARLRPETRPRGPASDLSLWRPSTPAWLQGLALVAVVISTATTLWAAPGLPLAQMTDPGWGQESARAASAREVLDLIPSGATVESDLGLLPYLVPEHTVYWVGTAQGVVPDYVVIDPLSGSWGATAPQDAAAWAEEQTGARYELVFDRDSYQVAKHVG, from the coding sequence ATGTTCACGCGTGCAGCCCGTCTTCCTGAGCGTGGCCGCATCCTGCCGGCAGCCGCCGTGACAGTGGTCGGCGCCGCCGTCTTCATCGCCCTGTCCGTGGGCCAGTGGCGCTCCTACCAGGTCCCCAGCTGGGACCTGGCGATCTTCTCCCAGCTAGCCAAGGACTACGCCAGCCTCCAGGCCCCGATCGTCCCGATCAAGGGCGAGGGCTTCAACCTCCTGGGCGACCACTTCCACCCGGTCCTCGTGCTGCTGGCCCCTGCCTGGCGGCTCGCCCCCAGCCCGCTGACGCTGCTTATCGTGCAGGACCTGCTCCTGGCGCTGTCCGCTTGGCCGCTGACTCGCCTGGCCACCCGCTACCTCGGCGCGGTCGGCGGCACGGTGCTCGGCCTGTCCTACGTCCTGTCCTGGGGCCTGCAGACGGCGGTCGCCGCCCAGTTCCACGAGATCGCCTTCGCAGTACCGCTGCTGGCCTGGGCCTCGGCCGCCTTTGCTGAGGGCCGCTGGTGGGCAGTGGCGGGATGGTCCGCGCCTCTTGTCCTCGTCAAGGAGGACCTGGGGCTCACGGTCCTCATGATCGGGCTGGCCGTCGTCTGGCGAGGCCGTCACGATGGCCCCGCTGGCGCCCCGGACCGTGCCCGGCTGCGGCTGGGCCGCCGGGTCCTGGAACCGACGACGACGCAGCTGGGCCTGGGTCTGGCGGCTTTCGGAGTCGTGGCCTTCCTGGTGACGGTGGGGCTCGTCCTTCCGGCGCTCTCCCCCTCGGGAGGCTGGGAGTACGGGCTGAGCGGCAACACCTCCGACGGCGGTGGCTTCTCGGGCCCCACGGCCGCCAACCCGCTGGTACGCGCCCTGTGGCCCCCGGTCAAGCTGGTCACCCTCCTCCTGCTGGCCCTGACCGCAGGCGGTATCGGTCTGGCCTCACCCTGGGCGGCGGTCATGCTGCCCACGCTGGCCTGGCGCTTCCTGTCGACCAAGAGCACCTACTGGGAGTGGTCGCAGTGGCACTACAACGCCGTCCTCATGCCTATCGCCCTGGGAGCGCTGCTGGAGGTGCTCATCCGCTTACAGCAGCACGCCCAGTCACCTGACGACGTCGCCCGCCTCCGCCCGGAGACTCGCCCACGGGGCCCGGCCTCCGACCTCTCTCTGTGGCGTCCCAGCACCCCGGCGTGGCTCCAGGGGCTGGCCCTGGTCGCCGTCGTCATCTCGACCGCCACCACCCTGTGGGCCGCACCGGGCCTCCCGCTGGCACAGATGACGGATCCGGGCTGGGGTCAGGAGAGCGCGCGCGCAGCCTCCGCACGCGAGGTCCTGGACCTGATCCCCTCTGGCGCCACGGTGGAGAGCGACCTGGGTCTGCTGCCCTACCTCGTGCCGGAGCACACCGTCTACTGGGTAGGTACCGCGCAGGGCGTGGTTCCCGACTACGTCGTCATCGACCCGCTCTCAGGCAGCTGGGGTGCCACCGCGCCACAGGATGCGGCCGCGTGGGCCGAGGAGCAGACTGGAGCCCGCTATGAGCTCGTCTTCGACCGCGACAGCTACCAGGTCGCCAAGCACGTGGGCTAG
- a CDS encoding amino acid permease: protein MDAQQEEAQLQRRLTNRHVQLIAIGGAIGTGLFMGSGKTISLAGPGVLLVYAVIGAVLFLVMRALGEVMLSNLEYRSFADVAHDLIGPWAGYMTGWTYYFCWLVTAVAEVVVITGYARFWWPTLPLWVPPVLAVVVLLGLNLATVKAFGEIEFWFSIVKIVAIIALVAVGAYMVVIGFQAPNGARADLANLWNDGGLFPHGFHGFAGAFQIAVFAFVGTELIGTAAAEAKDPHVTLPRAINAIPLRIVLFYLGALAAIMAVTPWREVSPDDSPFVAMFSLAGLGVAASVVNFVVLTAAASSANSGIYSTSRMLYGLAMADQAPAVFRRLTARSVPGASLLVTCGGLLCAIPLLYLSGSIMDAFTLVTTVASVLFILVWCVIVVSYLRYRRIYPDRHAASTFTVPGGRVAAWASLVFFVFVTWTLTLAQDTRMAVAISPLWLVALGAAWWLRGRRLASREGQSPRQSLPDQARY, encoded by the coding sequence ATGGATGCGCAGCAGGAAGAGGCCCAGCTCCAGCGACGCCTGACGAACCGTCACGTCCAGCTCATCGCCATCGGCGGAGCGATCGGCACGGGCCTGTTCATGGGGTCGGGCAAGACGATCTCCCTGGCCGGGCCTGGCGTCCTCCTGGTGTACGCCGTCATCGGGGCCGTGCTGTTCCTCGTGATGCGGGCGCTGGGCGAGGTCATGCTCTCCAACCTGGAGTACCGATCCTTCGCGGACGTCGCTCATGATCTCATCGGGCCCTGGGCGGGCTACATGACCGGGTGGACCTACTACTTCTGCTGGCTGGTGACCGCAGTGGCCGAGGTCGTGGTCATCACCGGGTACGCACGCTTCTGGTGGCCCACCCTTCCGCTGTGGGTCCCGCCGGTCCTCGCCGTCGTCGTGCTGCTCGGGCTCAACCTGGCCACGGTCAAGGCCTTCGGCGAGATCGAGTTCTGGTTCTCCATCGTCAAGATCGTGGCGATCATCGCCCTGGTGGCCGTGGGCGCCTACATGGTGGTGATCGGTTTCCAGGCACCGAACGGCGCCCGGGCCGACCTGGCCAACCTGTGGAACGACGGCGGGCTGTTCCCCCACGGCTTCCACGGCTTCGCCGGGGCCTTCCAGATCGCTGTCTTCGCCTTCGTCGGCACTGAGCTCATCGGCACGGCCGCGGCCGAGGCCAAGGACCCCCACGTCACCCTGCCCAGGGCCATTAACGCCATCCCCCTGAGGATCGTCCTGTTCTACCTCGGTGCGCTCGCGGCCATCATGGCAGTGACCCCGTGGCGAGAGGTCTCACCCGATGACTCGCCCTTTGTCGCGATGTTCTCTCTGGCCGGCCTCGGCGTGGCTGCCAGCGTGGTCAATTTCGTGGTGCTGACGGCTGCGGCCTCCAGCGCGAACTCGGGCATCTACTCCACCTCCCGGATGCTCTACGGCCTGGCGATGGCTGACCAGGCGCCAGCGGTCTTCCGCAGGCTCACCGCACGCAGCGTGCCGGGTGCCTCGCTGCTGGTGACCTGTGGCGGGCTGCTGTGCGCGATCCCGCTGCTCTACCTGTCGGGCTCCATCATGGACGCCTTCACCCTGGTGACTACCGTGGCCAGCGTGCTGTTCATCCTCGTGTGGTGCGTCATCGTGGTCTCCTACCTGCGCTACCGCAGGATCTACCCCGACAGGCACGCGGCCAGCACCTTCACGGTGCCCGGGGGCCGGGTGGCGGCCTGGGCGAGCCTGGTCTTCTTCGTGTTCGTGACCTGGACGCTAACCCTGGCCCAGGACACGCGCATGGCCGTGGCGATCTCGCCGCTGTGGCTGGTGGCGCTGGGGGCAGCCTGGTGGCTGCGTGGACGACGGCTGGCGTCGCGGGAGGGCCAGAGCCCGAGGCAGTCCTTACCCGACCAAGCCAGGTATTGA
- a CDS encoding glycine C-acetyltransferase: MFTFKDEIIQELADIEEAGLTKRERVITSAQGSEVETESGSALNFCANNYLGLADDSRVREAAQDALEQWGFGMSSVRFICGTQSPHRELERELADWLGTDDAILFSSCFDANGAIFDVLLRAGDAIVSDALNHASIIDGVRLCKATRYRYANGDVTDLRRQLEAAREAGSERIMIVTDGVFSMDGCYAPLPEIVEVAEEFGALVMVDDSHATGFVGATGAGTPELLGVTVDVLSGTLGKALGGASGGYIAGPQAVVDILRQRARPYLFSNTVAPAVVGGSLRAVRIARHADESRAALARNAELFRSLMAQAGFELLPGSHAIVPVMFPGEDGARLAAQIADRMLELGVYVIAFSYPVVPKGRARIRVQLSAAHSTDDIRRCVEAFVQARDELAA, encoded by the coding sequence GTGTTCACCTTCAAGGACGAGATCATCCAGGAGCTGGCTGACATCGAGGAGGCCGGCCTGACCAAGCGCGAGCGCGTCATCACCTCCGCCCAGGGCAGCGAGGTGGAGACCGAGTCCGGGTCGGCGCTGAACTTCTGCGCCAACAACTACCTAGGGTTGGCGGACGACTCGCGCGTGCGCGAGGCGGCCCAGGACGCCCTGGAGCAGTGGGGCTTCGGGATGAGCTCGGTGCGCTTCATCTGCGGCACCCAGTCCCCCCACCGTGAGCTGGAGCGGGAGCTGGCCGACTGGCTGGGTACGGATGACGCCATCCTCTTCTCCAGCTGCTTTGACGCCAACGGGGCGATCTTCGACGTGCTGCTGCGCGCTGGGGACGCGATCGTCTCCGACGCCCTCAACCACGCCTCGATCATCGACGGTGTGCGCCTGTGCAAGGCCACGCGCTACCGCTACGCCAACGGGGACGTGACCGACCTGCGCCGCCAGCTGGAGGCGGCCCGTGAGGCCGGGTCGGAGCGGATCATGATCGTGACCGACGGGGTGTTCTCCATGGACGGCTGCTACGCGCCGCTGCCCGAGATCGTGGAGGTCGCCGAGGAGTTCGGCGCGCTGGTCATGGTGGACGACTCCCACGCCACCGGCTTCGTCGGTGCCACGGGGGCTGGCACGCCCGAGCTGCTCGGGGTCACGGTCGACGTGCTCTCCGGGACCCTGGGCAAGGCCCTGGGCGGGGCGAGCGGCGGCTACATCGCCGGCCCGCAGGCCGTTGTCGACATCCTGCGCCAGCGCGCCCGGCCGTACCTGTTCTCCAACACCGTGGCACCTGCGGTGGTGGGCGGAAGCCTGCGTGCCGTGCGCATCGCCCGGCACGCCGACGAGTCCCGGGCGGCGCTGGCACGCAACGCTGAGCTGTTCCGCTCCCTGATGGCGCAGGCTGGCTTCGAGCTGCTACCTGGGTCCCACGCGATCGTGCCGGTTATGTTCCCGGGCGAGGACGGTGCCCGGCTCGCCGCGCAGATCGCTGACAGGATGCTGGAGCTCGGCGTGTACGTCATCGCCTTCTCCTACCCCGTGGTGCCCAAGGGCAGGGCCCGGATCCGGGTCCAGCTCTCCGCCGCGCACTCCACCGACGACATCCGCCGGTGCGTGGAGGCCTTCGTCCAGGCCAGGGACGAGCTCGCAGCCTGA
- the tdh gene encoding L-threonine 3-dehydrogenase: protein MRALRKPAPGPGLELQDVPEPSPGFREVKIRVLRTGLCGTDLHLAGWDEFAEAQLNPPMTLGHEFYGEIVEIGRGTATDDTTADDDTDYLSIGQRVSVEGHITCGRCRNCRAGRRHLCIRTNSIGVNRDGAFADYVVVPARNVWPQADEIDPDLGALFDPFGNAVHTALQFPLAGEDVLVTGAGPIGVMCAAIARHCGARNVVITDLSDYRLSLAAQTGAVTVNTATQDLREVMASLGMTEGFDVGLELSGAPAATRQMIQVCNHGAKIAMLGLPKAGYEVDWNQVITHMLTIQGVYGREMYDTWYKGSFMLGSSRELRDHVRGVITHRFAPEQWSEAFEAARSGECGKVIINWED, encoded by the coding sequence ATGCGCGCACTACGCAAGCCGGCCCCTGGGCCAGGGCTTGAGCTCCAGGACGTCCCGGAGCCCAGTCCCGGGTTCCGTGAGGTCAAGATCCGCGTCCTGCGTACAGGACTGTGCGGCACCGATCTTCACCTGGCCGGGTGGGACGAGTTCGCCGAGGCTCAGCTCAACCCGCCCATGACGCTCGGGCACGAGTTCTACGGCGAGATCGTCGAGATCGGTCGCGGCACCGCCACGGACGACACCACAGCCGACGACGACACCGACTACCTCTCCATCGGCCAGCGCGTCAGCGTGGAGGGCCACATCACCTGCGGCCGGTGCCGCAACTGCCGTGCGGGACGCCGTCACCTGTGCATCCGCACCAACTCCATCGGCGTCAACCGCGACGGAGCCTTCGCTGACTACGTCGTGGTGCCTGCGCGCAACGTCTGGCCTCAGGCTGACGAGATCGACCCGGACCTGGGCGCGTTGTTCGACCCCTTCGGCAACGCCGTCCACACCGCCCTGCAGTTCCCGCTGGCCGGGGAGGACGTGCTGGTCACCGGCGCGGGGCCGATCGGCGTCATGTGCGCGGCGATCGCCCGCCACTGCGGGGCACGCAACGTCGTCATCACCGACCTGTCCGACTACCGCCTGTCCCTGGCCGCCCAGACGGGGGCCGTGACGGTCAACACCGCGACGCAGGACCTGCGTGAGGTCATGGCGAGCCTGGGGATGACCGAGGGCTTCGACGTCGGCCTGGAGCTGTCGGGAGCTCCGGCAGCCACTCGTCAGATGATCCAGGTGTGCAACCACGGCGCGAAGATCGCGATGCTGGGCCTGCCCAAGGCCGGCTACGAGGTCGACTGGAACCAGGTCATCACCCACATGCTCACGATCCAGGGCGTCTACGGCCGCGAGATGTACGACACCTGGTACAAGGGGAGCTTCATGCTGGGGTCCTCCCGCGAGCTGCGGGACCATGTCCGCGGCGTCATCACCCACCGCTTCGCACCTGAGCAGTGGAGCGAGGCCTTCGAGGCCGCTCGCTCGGGCGAGTGCGGCAAGGTCATCATCAACTGGGAAGACTGA
- a CDS encoding inositol monophosphatase family protein — protein MDELLAQGLQAVRAGARVALDPGESLRIGTKRNRNDVVTQVDREVEALVAEMLAPTGYAFVGEEAHAARSWDGRVWVLDPIDGTLNYVAVHRGWAISLALVEDGRPLLGIVADPVDDRLYVALAGRGAWEGRLGVRDDGAAGCPSVAGSKAGDDDGVAGPGAGVPEVVARLVPGARPLVVEDGELADGVVIAHLHALAALRHLPEIIESSRGLRVYGAAALELAEVAAGRAGCLVHTRLQPWDVAAGVLLCQEAGAVVTRVDGTHLDVREAGSVLAGPASTHATMARRLVEG, from the coding sequence ATGGACGAGCTGCTGGCACAGGGACTTCAAGCCGTGCGTGCGGGGGCGCGTGTGGCGCTGGACCCGGGCGAGAGCCTGCGGATCGGCACCAAGCGCAACCGCAACGACGTCGTCACGCAGGTTGACCGCGAGGTCGAGGCGCTGGTCGCCGAGATGCTCGCCCCGACCGGCTACGCGTTCGTGGGCGAGGAGGCGCACGCCGCACGCTCCTGGGACGGTCGTGTGTGGGTGCTTGACCCCATCGACGGCACCCTCAACTACGTGGCCGTCCACCGTGGCTGGGCGATCTCCCTCGCCCTGGTCGAGGACGGGCGGCCGCTGCTGGGCATCGTGGCCGACCCGGTTGATGACAGGCTCTACGTCGCGCTCGCGGGCCGTGGTGCCTGGGAGGGTCGGCTCGGGGTGCGCGACGACGGCGCGGCCGGCTGCCCGTCCGTGGCTGGCAGCAAGGCTGGAGACGACGACGGCGTGGCTGGCCCAGGCGCTGGGGTGCCGGAGGTGGTGGCTCGTCTCGTTCCCGGAGCCCGGCCTCTGGTGGTCGAGGACGGCGAGCTGGCTGACGGCGTCGTCATCGCCCACCTCCACGCGCTGGCAGCGCTGCGTCACCTTCCGGAGATCATCGAGAGCTCGCGAGGACTGCGCGTCTACGGCGCTGCGGCGCTGGAGCTGGCGGAGGTCGCTGCCGGACGCGCTGGGTGCCTGGTGCACACACGGCTGCAGCCCTGGGACGTGGCTGCGGGCGTGCTGCTGTGCCAGGAGGCGGGCGCCGTCGTCACCCGCGTGGACGGTACGCACCTGGACGTGCGGGAGGCGGGGTCGGTGCTGGCAGGGCCGGCAAGCACGCACGCCACGATGGCGCGTCGGCTCGTGGAGGGCTGA
- a CDS encoding lysylphosphatidylglycerol synthase transmembrane domain-containing protein produces the protein MTDAVPGPATQPADSDAPATSPVGIPRIGITPATEPAPPRPPVIRSRTLLVDSAPTRLRRAEDLLDLSLSLLGALSMLILAAYAHETTTGVTQDVQNALAVVLRQVLVFPLQAAEGLVTFAVPLAVLLERLLRGSWRSAGQAALAAVAGWGLGLLAYSLLETWGPGSVISGLTVSGSGSAQLGVSATFAALAGLLTGAGERRSTAAVRYGWAAVWVVVGLAVLRSALTLPGALLSVLLGRVVGLAVRYAFGVEDQRAHGVALVRALRRAGVDAVRVVRMDSAPQASAWNVTTDAPLGYTEQVRETPLAAPGSPEEGQAEEEALEELTPASQAQETPGANTITPADDVDLAAVMAQARSAALSEGRPAVHRLYAVWDTSGVRRDVTVLDADRQVAGFLSTVWDRLRVKGLSPTRDMSVRPAAEHAALMALEASRAGVRTPALFGLAEASESMLLVTEHVVGARSFDEVDPSALSDSVLEQLWDQVRRGHAAGLAHREIAASSVVLDAENQVWLLDWDSGETISNELSRRVDLAQTLALVATTVGAERAIRSASRTLSTEQLASIAPMLQRVVLPSSTREVMGRRGTLLQELRDALVELTPTAHAEAAKVTRFSWRTVIMAVIGLVALWTLLARMNFEQISQAVAEANVWWIIGALVFSLATYLGAGLALVAFSPVRLSVWRSTEVHLASSVVSLVAPAGVGGAAINLRFLSRKGVPTAIGVATVALVQVVQFVVTVVLLVVLAATTGQSTGLSLPSGWVMLAAAVLVALVAVSLFIPQVRTFLWAKIEPTYRQVWPRLVWVMSNPGRLALGIGGTLLLSVSYILAFGASLWAFGYTLPFSVLAITYLASNTVGSVVPSPGGIGPVEIALTAGLVAAGVPSGVALSTAIVYRLVTFWIPIPVGWLSLQRLQKKGDL, from the coding sequence ATGACCGACGCCGTCCCCGGGCCAGCCACGCAGCCCGCAGACTCTGACGCCCCGGCGACCTCGCCGGTCGGCATCCCCCGCATCGGCATCACCCCTGCCACCGAGCCCGCGCCGCCCCGGCCCCCGGTCATCCGCTCCCGCACGCTGCTCGTCGACTCAGCCCCTACCCGCCTGCGCCGCGCCGAGGACCTGCTGGACCTCAGCCTCAGCCTCCTGGGAGCGCTGAGCATGCTCATCCTGGCGGCCTACGCCCACGAGACGACCACCGGAGTCACCCAGGACGTCCAGAACGCCCTGGCCGTCGTGCTCCGTCAGGTCCTCGTCTTCCCCCTGCAGGCCGCGGAGGGACTGGTGACCTTCGCCGTCCCCCTGGCCGTCCTCCTTGAGCGCCTCCTGCGAGGCTCGTGGCGCAGCGCCGGTCAGGCGGCCCTGGCCGCGGTAGCAGGGTGGGGCCTGGGGCTCCTGGCCTACTCACTGCTGGAGACCTGGGGGCCGGGCTCCGTGATCTCAGGGCTGACGGTCTCTGGGTCAGGCTCGGCCCAGCTGGGCGTCTCCGCGACCTTCGCCGCCCTGGCTGGCCTGCTCACCGGCGCCGGCGAGCGCCGCTCGACCGCAGCGGTGCGCTACGGGTGGGCCGCGGTGTGGGTCGTCGTGGGCCTGGCCGTGCTGCGCAGTGCCCTGACCCTGCCCGGCGCGCTGCTGTCCGTCCTCCTGGGACGCGTCGTGGGCCTGGCCGTGCGCTACGCCTTCGGGGTGGAGGACCAACGGGCCCACGGGGTCGCGCTCGTGCGGGCGCTGCGCCGCGCCGGAGTCGACGCCGTGCGCGTGGTGCGTATGGACTCAGCGCCGCAGGCCTCGGCCTGGAACGTCACCACCGACGCCCCCCTGGGCTACACCGAGCAGGTACGAGAGACTCCTCTGGCCGCTCCCGGTTCTCCCGAGGAGGGGCAGGCTGAGGAGGAGGCCCTCGAGGAGCTCACCCCTGCCTCCCAGGCCCAGGAGACCCCCGGAGCCAACACGATCACCCCGGCCGACGACGTCGACCTCGCCGCCGTCATGGCACAGGCCCGCTCTGCCGCCCTGAGCGAGGGCCGTCCCGCTGTCCACCGCCTGTACGCGGTCTGGGACACCTCCGGCGTGCGCCGTGACGTCACCGTGCTCGACGCCGACCGGCAGGTCGCCGGGTTCCTCTCCACCGTCTGGGACCGCCTGCGCGTCAAGGGCCTGTCCCCCACGCGCGACATGTCCGTGCGACCGGCCGCCGAGCACGCCGCCCTCATGGCCCTGGAGGCCTCGCGCGCAGGAGTGCGTACCCCCGCGCTCTTCGGCCTGGCCGAGGCGAGCGAGTCGATGCTGCTGGTGACTGAGCACGTCGTCGGCGCCCGCTCCTTCGACGAGGTCGATCCCTCCGCGCTGTCCGACTCCGTGCTGGAGCAGCTGTGGGACCAGGTCCGCCGGGGTCACGCCGCAGGCCTGGCCCACCGCGAGATCGCCGCCTCCAGCGTCGTGCTCGACGCCGAGAACCAGGTCTGGCTGCTGGACTGGGACTCCGGTGAGACGATCTCCAACGAGCTCTCCCGCCGCGTGGACCTCGCCCAGACACTGGCCCTCGTCGCCACAACCGTCGGGGCGGAACGCGCCATCAGGTCCGCCTCACGCACGCTGTCCACCGAGCAGCTCGCCTCGATCGCCCCCATGCTGCAGCGGGTGGTCCTGCCCTCCTCGACCCGCGAGGTCATGGGCCGACGCGGCACCTTGCTCCAGGAGCTACGAGACGCGCTGGTCGAGCTGACCCCCACCGCCCACGCCGAGGCCGCCAAGGTCACCCGCTTCTCCTGGCGCACCGTCATCATGGCGGTCATCGGCCTGGTGGCGCTGTGGACGCTGCTGGCGCGGATGAACTTCGAGCAGATCAGCCAGGCCGTGGCCGAGGCCAATGTCTGGTGGATCATCGGGGCGCTGGTCTTCTCGCTGGCCACGTACCTGGGCGCGGGCCTGGCGCTGGTGGCCTTCTCCCCGGTGCGCCTGAGCGTGTGGCGCTCCACCGAGGTGCACCTGGCCTCCTCCGTGGTCTCCCTCGTGGCCCCGGCCGGCGTGGGTGGGGCGGCGATCAATCTGCGCTTCCTGTCCCGCAAGGGGGTGCCCACCGCCATCGGCGTGGCAACAGTGGCCCTGGTCCAGGTGGTCCAGTTCGTCGTCACCGTCGTCCTGCTCGTGGTCCTGGCAGCCACGACAGGGCAGTCCACCGGCCTGTCCCTGCCCTCCGGCTGGGTCATGCTAGCCGCTGCGGTGCTGGTGGCCCTGGTAGCCGTCTCCCTGTTCATCCCTCAGGTCCGCACCTTCCTGTGGGCCAAGATCGAGCCGACCTACCGACAGGTGTGGCCACGCCTGGTATGGGTGATGTCCAACCCTGGGCGCCTGGCCCTGGGGATCGGGGGCACCCTCCTGCTCAGCGTCAGCTACATCCTCGCCTTCGGGGCGAGCCTGTGGGCCTTCGGCTACACGCTGCCCTTCTCGGTCCTGGCTATCACCTACCTCGCCTCCAACACGGTCGGCTCAGTGGTCCCCTCCCCCGGTGGTATCGGGCCGGTCGAGATCGCACTGACAGCGGGCCTGGTGGCCGCGGGCGTACCCAGCGGCGTGGCCCTGTCCACGGCGATCGTCTACCGTCTGGTCACCTTCTGGATCCCGATCCCGGTGGGCTGGCTGAGCCTGCAGCGTCTACAGAAGAAGGGCGACCTGTAG